One window of Chloroflexus aggregans DSM 9485 genomic DNA carries:
- a CDS encoding NUDIX hydrolase, which yields MPYTPILATLGYVLSPDRQSVLMVHRNARPEDQHLGKYNGLGGKLERDEEIVAGMQRELREEAGITALELTLRGTVSWPGFGKNGEDWFAFIFLITRFDGEPPTRNVEGTLEWVPLARIMDLPLWPGDRYFLPLVFDDDPRPFHGVMPYANGQPVAWRYSRVRGS from the coding sequence ATGCCCTACACGCCAATTCTCGCCACCCTTGGTTACGTTCTTTCGCCCGATCGTCAATCGGTGCTGATGGTGCATCGTAATGCGCGACCCGAAGATCAACATTTGGGCAAGTACAATGGTCTGGGCGGTAAGCTGGAACGTGACGAAGAGATTGTTGCCGGGATGCAGCGCGAATTGCGCGAAGAGGCCGGTATTACTGCTCTCGAACTCACCCTGCGGGGGACGGTCAGTTGGCCCGGTTTTGGTAAGAACGGCGAAGACTGGTTTGCCTTCATCTTTTTAATTACCCGTTTTGACGGTGAGCCACCGACACGTAATGTCGAAGGAACCCTGGAGTGGGTACCGTTGGCACGGATTATGGATTTGCCACTCTGGCCCGGCGACCGATACTTTCTCCCGCTCGTGTTCGACGATGATCCGCGTCCATTCCACGGCGTGATGCCCTACGCCAACGGCCAACCGGTAGCGTGGCGCTACAGCCGTGTACGTGGATCGTGA